One stretch of Cydia fagiglandana chromosome 18, ilCydFagi1.1, whole genome shotgun sequence DNA includes these proteins:
- the LOC134673186 gene encoding very long chain fatty acid elongase AAEL008004-like produces the protein MALILKAAVRLYYYLNEDIADPRTQNWFLMRTPWPGVAIIVLYLASVSYWLPAFMRSRRAYDLRGVIAVYNATQIIMCGYVVYKSLVLGWFSHYRLFCQPVDEGPNSVEYAWHVCYAYFYIKIIDLLDTVFFILRKKREQVTFLHVYHHFGMIMVAWGITKWVPGGHMTMLVTLNSFVHMVMYTYYLLTSWDDSYRHSLWWKKHVTQLQILQFTYLMVHFGILAVKRECDFPRPCAYIMFPQNLFMVLMFGDFYYRTYIKKKTKQ, from the exons atggcgCTTATTTTAAAAGCTGCAGTgagattatattattatttaaatgaagATATTGCAG ATCCGCGAACCCAAAACTGGTTCCTCATGAGGACGCCATGGCCGGGGGTAGCCATCATCGTGCTCTACCTGGCGTCCGTGTCCTACTGGCTGCCGGCGTTCATGCGCTCGCGGCGCGCTTACGATCTGCGCGGCGTCATAGCGGTTTACAACGCCACGCAGATTATTATGTGTGGCTACGTGGTTTATAAA AGCCTCGTGCTGGGTTGGTTCAGCCACTACCGCCTGTTCTGTCAGCCGGTGGACGAGGGCCCCAACAGCGTGGAGTACGCGTGGCATGTCTGCTACGCGTACTTCTACATCAAGATCATTGACCTACTAGACACG GTTTTCTTCATATTGAGGAAGAAACGAGAACAAGTGACGTTCCTGCACGTGTACCATCACTTCGGCATGATAATGGTGGCGTGGGGCATCACCAAGTGGGTGCCAG GCGGGCACATGACAATGCTGGTGACCCTCAACTCGTTCGTGCACATGGTGATGTACACCTACTACCTGCTCACGTCCTGGGACGACTCCTACAGGCACTCGCTGTGGTGGAAGAAACACGTTACGCAACTGCAAATA TTGCAGTTCACATACCTGATGGTACACTTCGGCATACTGGCGGTGAAGCGCGAGTGCGACTTCCCGCGCCCCTGCGCCTACATCATGTTTCCGCAGAACCTCTTCATGGTGCTCATGTTCGGAGACTTTTATTATAGGACTTACATTAAGAAGAAGACCAAGCAGTAG
- the LOC134673185 gene encoding aldo-keto reductase family 1 member A1, whose amino-acid sequence MALPEYFELSNGDRMPRIGFGTWQASDEVLEKAVDAALEAGYRHFDSARAYENEAALGRSLRRWIGDNPARRKELFVVTKLPPGGNRPELVPEYFNASLRDLGLDYLDLYLMHTPFAFEHVPGDLHPKNPDGSMRVDLTTDLIAVWKSLLKLKESGAVRHVGVSNLNAEQLARICAVEKPACLQVEVHLLCQQPALLAEAKRLGVPVVAYSPLGSKGLADMLAEKTGRSYPDLLTLGPVTRAAAAHGRTPAQILLRHALQRGIAAIPKSTNPQRIRQNISVWDFELSAAEMAELNALDRGEAGRICDFSFFAGIEKHPEFPFKK is encoded by the exons ATGGCCCTCCCGGAATACTTTGAGTTGAGCAATGGTGATCGCATGCCGAGGATCGGGTTTGGAACATGGCAG GCCTCCGACGAAGTATTAGAAAAAGCCGTAGATGCAGCCCTAGAAGCAGGGTACCGTCACTTCGACTCTGCGCGCGCTTACGAAAACGAAGCGGCCCTGGGACGTTCCCTGCGTCGGTGGATCGGAGACAACCCTGCCAGGAGAAAGGAGCTGTTCGTTGTCACCAAGTTGCCTCCTGGAG GTAATCGGCCCGAGCTAGTACCAGAATACTTCAACGCATCATTAAGAGACCTGGGGCTGGATTACCTGGACCTGTACCTGATGCACACGCCGTTCGCGTTCGAGCACGTGCCCGGAGACCTGCACCCGAAGAACCCTGACGGCTCCATGAGGGTGGACCTCACTACTGATCTCATCGCTGTTTGGAAG AGCTTGTTGAAACTGAAGGAGTCTGGTGCAGTACGACACGTCGGAGTCTCCAATCTGAACGCGGAGCAGCTCGCTAGGATATGTGCTGTGGAGAAACCGGCTTGCCTGCAG GTGGAAGTACACCTGCTATGCCAGCAGCCGGCGCTGCTAGCTGAAGCCAAGAGGCTCGGCGTGCCCGTCGTCGCGTATTCACCGCTCGGCTCCAAGGGCCTCGCCGACATGCTCGCTGAAAAGACTGG GCGCTCATACCCCGACCTGCTGACGCTGGGCCCAGTGAcccgcgcggcggcggcgcacggGCGCACTCCCGCGCAGATACTGCTCCGGCACGCGCTGCAGCGCGGCATCGCCGCCATCCCGAAGAGCACCAACCCGCAGCGGATCAGACAG AATATATCGGTGTGGGACTTCGAGCTGAGCGCTGCAGAGATGGCGGAACTGAACGCGCTGGACCGCGGCGAGGCGGGACGCATCTGCGACTTCAGCTTCTTTGCCGGCATCGAGAAACATCCCGAGTTCCCCTTTAAGAAGTAG
- the LOC134673453 gene encoding homeobox protein MSX-1-like has protein sequence MDVSPVRSSRGTDFSIERILSANSSREAPETPSWLCCTRYRPPRLPRAVNNVCRQRRSGRHARVPFTAAQAAALEAAYARAPYLAPPALRALAAALQLRDDRIKIWFQNRRARERREKCANIAPPRAVALPPSRLPVTHTWTHEISNSTHDYTRQISSLDVETTFEKSEESRDSADEHSPVDFETVD, from the exons ATGGACGTGTCTCCTGTGCGAAGTTCTAGGGGAACGGATTTCAGTATCGAGCGGATTTTGAGTGCGAATTCGAGTCGCGAGGCACCGGAGACTCCGAGTTGGCTGTGCTGCACGAGATACCGACCTCCGCGGCTTCCAC GAGCAGTTAACAATGTGTGTCGGCAACGGCGTTCGGGGCGACATGCACGCGTTCCTTTTACCGCGGCGCAGGCGGCAGCCCTAGAAGCGGCCTACGCGCGTGCGCCGTACCTAGCACCGCCGGCGCTGCGAGCTCTAGCTGCAGCTCTACAGCTACGAGATGATAGA ATAAAAATCTGGTTCCAAAATCGTCGAGCGAGAGAGCGCAGAGAGAAATGCGCCAATATCGCCCCTCCCCGCGCCGTGGCGTTACCACCTTCGAGACTACCAGTGACCCACACATGGACTCATGAAATATCTAACAGTACCCACGATTATACAAGACAAATTAGTTCTTTAGATGTCGAAACTACATTTGAAAAAAGTGAGGAAAGTCGAGATTCTGCGGACGAGCATTCGCCTGTAGATTTTGAAACGGTTGATTAG